Proteins encoded within one genomic window of Chitinivibrionales bacterium:
- the aroA gene encoding 3-phosphoshikimate 1-carboxyvinyltransferase translates to MKWRVRKSTLSGAIAIPPSKSHTIRALVIATLSKGVSQLSNILATGDGASAIAAAKSMGAEIEIAGKNLRVTGVGNDFNRGSDTFAMENSGTSTNLFASVAALGSRLRRFDGDESLRSRPFMPVLEALKGLGAEFGLERRGSDLPFWVRGPIRGGKTTVNGFSSQFVSSLLFACPCAPKDSDISVENLHERPYVEMTMRWLDRQGIRYEASSDLSHLRVFGGQAYKALHYTVPGDFSSATFAAVAAPLTGSRIALQGLDFSDSQGDKGVFDVLGAMGAAVSREPGGAVVGTTGDLRGMEIDLNAMPDALPAFCVLGCVAKGETKIENVAQARIKETDRIAVMAEELKKMGADIKEEKDGLTVKRCRLKGAQVNGRGDHRVVMALALAGMAADGETVVDTAEAAAVTYPTFLEDFRALGANIEIVE, encoded by the coding sequence ATGAAGTGGCGCGTGAGAAAATCGACCCTTTCGGGCGCCATCGCCATACCGCCGTCAAAATCGCACACCATCCGCGCGCTGGTGATCGCCACGCTGTCAAAAGGCGTTTCGCAGCTTTCCAACATCCTCGCCACCGGCGACGGCGCGTCCGCGATTGCCGCTGCGAAAAGCATGGGCGCTGAAATTGAAATCGCCGGGAAAAACCTGCGGGTCACCGGTGTGGGGAACGATTTTAACCGCGGATCCGACACGTTTGCAATGGAGAATTCCGGCACGAGCACCAACCTGTTCGCGTCCGTCGCCGCCCTGGGAAGCAGACTGCGCAGGTTTGACGGAGACGAGTCGCTGCGCTCGCGTCCGTTTATGCCGGTACTCGAGGCCCTGAAGGGACTCGGCGCGGAATTCGGGTTGGAGCGCCGGGGAAGCGATCTTCCGTTTTGGGTGCGCGGCCCGATCCGTGGCGGGAAAACAACGGTGAACGGTTTTTCCTCCCAGTTTGTTTCGAGCCTGCTGTTTGCGTGCCCGTGCGCGCCGAAAGACTCCGACATAAGCGTCGAGAACCTGCACGAGCGTCCCTATGTCGAGATGACCATGCGCTGGCTCGACCGCCAGGGGATCCGGTACGAGGCATCGTCCGATCTTTCGCATCTCCGCGTCTTCGGCGGCCAGGCGTACAAGGCGCTCCATTACACCGTGCCCGGCGATTTTTCCTCCGCGACCTTTGCCGCCGTTGCCGCCCCGCTCACCGGCTCGCGCATAGCGCTGCAGGGACTTGACTTCAGCGACTCGCAGGGCGACAAGGGCGTGTTCGACGTGCTCGGCGCCATGGGCGCGGCGGTGAGCAGGGAGCCGGGCGGCGCCGTTGTCGGGACAACCGGAGACCTGCGCGGCATGGAAATAGACCTCAACGCGATGCCCGATGCCCTGCCCGCTTTCTGCGTGCTCGGATGCGTTGCCAAAGGAGAAACGAAAATCGAGAACGTGGCGCAGGCAAGGATCAAGGAGACCGACCGCATCGCGGTGATGGCCGAAGAGCTTAAAAAAATGGGCGCGGATATAAAAGAAGAAAAAGACGGCTTGACGGTAAAGCGCTGCCGGCTTAAGGGCGCGCAGGTAAACGGCCGCGGCGATCACCGGGTGGTCATGGCGCTGGCGCTCGCGGGCATGGCCGCGGACGGGGAGACGGTGGTTGACACGGCGGAAGCCGCGGCGGTGACCTATCCGACGTTCCTTGAGGATTTCAGGGCTCTGGGTGCGAACATTGAGATTGTTGAATAA
- the aroE gene encoding shikimate dehydrogenase: MKLQRITGATRLVGLLGTPVAHSLSPVIHNHIFAALGLPLAYVPLAVRPHELHAAVLSLRAAGFAGANVTIPHKQAVVPYCDVVSPLSALTCTVNTLYFKDNVLHGTTTDWEGFERALKKAGIDAKKGNIVILGNGGTARTFAFALASQKIPSKLTLVGRDVKKISRLAEEVTVKTNFPVATALFSSGDLKRVMDDCSLCVNCTPVGMFPDSENSPLEGDYLHKGMAVFDVIYNPAKTTLCKRAEKAGCVSQGGLSMLVHQALASCAYWIGRAVDETIVDMAELGALVESPTRPGADA; this comes from the coding sequence ATGAAGCTTCAGCGCATTACCGGCGCAACGCGCCTTGTCGGGCTGCTCGGCACTCCGGTGGCGCATTCGCTTTCGCCCGTCATTCACAACCACATCTTCGCGGCCTTGGGCCTTCCGCTTGCCTATGTGCCGCTCGCGGTGCGGCCACACGAGCTCCATGCCGCGGTGCTGTCGCTGCGGGCCGCGGGGTTTGCGGGCGCGAACGTCACCATCCCGCACAAGCAGGCCGTGGTGCCGTACTGCGACGTTGTGTCGCCGCTGTCCGCGCTCACCTGCACGGTCAATACGCTTTACTTTAAGGATAACGTTCTGCACGGCACGACCACGGACTGGGAGGGCTTTGAACGGGCGCTTAAAAAAGCGGGCATCGACGCGAAAAAGGGCAACATCGTGATTCTCGGCAACGGCGGCACGGCGCGCACCTTCGCGTTCGCGCTTGCATCGCAGAAAATCCCGTCGAAACTCACCCTGGTGGGCAGGGACGTCAAAAAAATTTCGCGCCTTGCCGAGGAGGTGACCGTTAAGACGAATTTTCCGGTCGCAACGGCGCTTTTTTCATCCGGTGATCTGAAACGCGTCATGGATGATTGTTCCTTGTGCGTCAACTGTACGCCGGTGGGAATGTTCCCCGACAGTGAAAATTCGCCGCTTGAAGGCGACTATTTGCACAAGGGAATGGCGGTATTCGACGTGATTTACAATCCGGCAAAGACAACGTTGTGCAAACGGGCGGAAAAAGCCGGCTGCGTAAGCCAGGGAGGATTGTCCATGTTGGTCCATCAGGCGCTTGCGTCGTGCGCCTATTGGATCGGCCGCGCCGTGGACGAAACGATTGTTGACATGGCGGAACTCGGGGCGCTGGTCGAATCGCCCACGCGGCCCGGAGCGGACGCATGA
- a CDS encoding GGDEF domain-containing protein, with translation MQNNEDKKTAPQGGGGAMHIEDLDNLKKLTDLRWIEIASGDVERHIQDDESALDMIGKKPGTYYRDIIFALIQIRLPEEEAQRDWKEILKHKFLISEKLGRNVGIHVASLDYYTNIKRKLVNPKIVDARDYVDTASRALVDDLTKAYNRHFFDEEFKRLFAAATQTGTVFSLIMLDLDHFKIYNDLNGHIQGDLALIETVRILHAVCSPDDTVARYGGEEFAILLPSQPLNHALRTAENIRAAIFDYRFVNEQQLPNKRLTASLGVTAFRGEIKSTVAMIEEADSALYQAKNAGRNQVKAFLSGAQEQQP, from the coding sequence ATGCAGAACAATGAAGACAAGAAAACCGCCCCGCAGGGCGGCGGCGGCGCCATGCACATAGAGGACCTTGACAATCTCAAGAAGCTCACCGACCTCCGCTGGATCGAGATCGCGAGCGGCGACGTGGAGCGCCACATCCAGGACGACGAGAGCGCGCTCGACATGATCGGCAAGAAGCCCGGCACCTACTACCGGGACATCATCTTCGCGCTCATCCAGATCCGGCTCCCCGAGGAGGAGGCGCAGCGCGACTGGAAGGAGATCCTCAAGCACAAGTTCCTCATCAGCGAAAAGCTGGGCCGCAACGTGGGCATCCACGTCGCGTCGCTCGACTACTACACCAACATCAAGCGCAAGCTGGTGAACCCCAAGATCGTTGACGCGCGCGACTACGTCGACACCGCGAGCCGCGCCCTCGTCGATGACTTGACAAAGGCGTACAACCGCCATTTCTTCGACGAGGAGTTCAAGCGGCTTTTCGCGGCGGCGACGCAGACGGGAACGGTGTTCTCGCTCATCATGCTCGACCTCGACCATTTCAAGATCTACAACGACCTCAACGGCCACATCCAGGGCGACCTCGCGCTCATCGAGACGGTGAGGATCCTGCACGCCGTGTGCAGCCCGGACGACACCGTGGCGCGGTACGGCGGCGAGGAATTCGCCATCCTGCTGCCGTCGCAGCCGCTCAACCACGCGCTGCGCACCGCGGAGAACATTCGCGCCGCCATCTTCGATTACCGGTTTGTCAATGAGCAGCAGCTGCCCAACAAGCGCCTCACCGCGTCGCTCGGCGTCACCGCGTTTAGGGGCGAGATCAAATCCACCGTCGCCATGATCGAGGAGGCGGACTCGGCGCTGTACCAAGCCAAAAACGCCGGCCGTAACCAGGTGAAGGCGTTTCTGAGCGGCGCTCAGGAACAGCAGCCATGA